In Gossypium hirsutum isolate 1008001.06 chromosome D06, Gossypium_hirsutum_v2.1, whole genome shotgun sequence, one genomic interval encodes:
- the LOC107901777 gene encoding pentatricopeptide repeat-containing protein At3g13160, mitochondrial, whose product MSSLTRVLRRAFSTTPNPQPDSVRKFSEDLYKERDLKRLVEKFKKSCEYSRFRRRSGIYEDIVRRLASAGRFQWIEEVLEDQKKYQDISKEGFSARLIHLYGKSGMFEQAYKVFDEMPNRGLLSFNALMGACVNAKKFDKVNGFFKELPERLSVEPDLVSYNTVIKAFCEMGSLDSARLMLDEMEKKGVQPDEITFNTLLYEFFKNGRFDDGEKIWGKMVEKNVEPDIRSYNAKLLGFSTEKKMKEAVNLVEEMRSKGLKLDVFTFNYMIRACVNEGKLEEAKEWYNQIGKNECAPDKLTFTMLVPFLCEKGDLSFAIELCKEIFGRKKLVDAALLQRVVDELVKASKVEDAKELVKLAKTNNFCRYKLKMPAE is encoded by the coding sequence ATGTCATCTCTAACTCGCGTCCTCCGCCGCGCCTTCTCCACAACCCCAAATCCACAGCCCGACTCCGTTCGGAAATTCTCGGAGGATCTCTACAAAGAGCGGGACCTCAAGCGTCTCGTTGAAAAGTTCAAGAAATCTTGCGAATACAGCCGCTTCCGCAGACGAAGCGGCATCTATGAAGATATTGTTCGTCGCCTTGCTTCAGCTGGGCGCTTCCAATGGATCGAAGAAGTCCTAGAAGATCAGAAGAAATACCAAGATATTTCCAAAGAAGGCTTTAGTGCTAGATTAATCCATTTGTATGGTAAATCGGGCATGTTTGAGCAAGCTTACAAGGTGTTTGATGAAATGCCGAATAGAGGATTGCTGTCTTTCAATGCTCTTATGGGAGCTTGCGTGAATGCCAAAAAGTTTGATAAGGTTAATGGGTTTTTCAAGGAGTTGCCGGAAAGGTTGTCAGTTGAGCCAGATTTGGTTTCTTATAATACGGTTATAAAGGCTTTCTGTGAGATGGGTTCTTTAGATTCTGCTAGATTGATGCTTGATGAGATGGAGAAGAAGGGTGTGCAGCCGGATGAGATTACTTTTAACACGCTTTTATATGAGTTTTTTAAGAATGGAAGGTTTGATGATGGGGAGAAGATATGGGGTAAAATGGTGGAGAAAAATGTGGAGCCTGATATTAGGAGTTATAATGCTAAGTTGCTTGGATTTTCAactgaaaagaaaatgaaagaggcAGTTAACTTGGTTGAAGAAATGAGGAGTAAAGGACTTAAGCTTGATGTGTTTACCTTCAATTATATGATTAGAGCATGTGTTAATGAGGGAAAATTGGAAGAAGCTAAAGAGTGGTATAATCAAATAGGGAAAAATGAATGTGCACCAGATAAGCTGACTTTTACGATGTTAGTTCCATTCCTTTGTGAGAAGGGTGATTTGAGTTTTGCCATTGAGCTGTGCAAGGAGATTTTTGGTAGAAAGAAATTGGTTGATGCTGCATTGTTGCAGCGAGTGGTGGATGAATTGGTCAAAGCCTCCAAGGTTGAAGATGCAAAGGAACTGGTGAAGCTTGCTAAGACGAATAATTTCTGTCGTTATAAGCTGAAAATGCCTGCAGAGTAG
- the LOC107901779 gene encoding oxygen-evolving enhancer protein 3, chloroplastic, with amino-acid sequence MAQAMASMAGLRGSSQAVLDGSFQLSGQTRFNIPSNNRVAVGRSGFTVRAHQTPAEPETGRRAMLGLVAAGLATGSFVQAVLADARSIKVGPPPPSSGGLPGTLNSDEPRDLVLPYKDRFFLQPLTPAQAAQRAKESAKDILGVKNLIDKKAWPYVMNDLRLKAEYLRYDLNTVIAAKPKDEKKTLKDLTKKLFSTIDDLDHAAKIKSTPEAEKSYAQTVSSLNDVLAKLG; translated from the exons ATGGCACAGGCAATGGCATCAATGGCTGGTTTACGTGGCTCTTCACAGGCTGTCCTGGACGGCAGCTTTCAACTCAGTGGCCAAACCCGCTTCAACATTCCTAGCAACAACAGAGTGGCTGTGGGTAGGTCTGGTTTCACTGTCAGAGCTCATCAGACACCGGCCGAGCCTGAGACTGGACGCAGAGCCATGTTGGGTCTTGTTGCTGCTGGTTTGGCCACTGGCTCCTTTGTTCAAGCTGTGCTTGCCGATGCCAGAAGCATCAAGGTTGGCCCACCTCCCCCTTCCTCTGGTGGACTGC CTGGAACTCTGAACTCTGATGAGCCAAGAGACCTTGTTCTGCCATACAAAGACAGGTTCTTCCTCCAACCACTTACTCCAGCTCAGGCAGCACAGAGAGCAAAGGAATCAGCCAAGGATATTCTGGGTGTCAAGAACTTGATTGACAAAAAAGCCTGGCCTTATGTCATGAATGATCTCCGTCTCAAGGCCGAGTATCTCCGCTATGACCTCAACACCGTCATTGCTGCCAAGCCCAAAGATGAGAAGAAAACTCTCAAGGACCTCACCAAAAAGCTCTTCAGTACCATCGATGAt CTTGACCATGCAGCCAAGATCAAGAGCACCCCTGAAGCAGAGAAATCTTACGCTCAGACCGTATCTAGTCTGAATGATGTTCTTGCCAAGCTGGGCTAA